One Cicer arietinum cultivar CDC Frontier isolate Library 1 chromosome 8, Cicar.CDCFrontier_v2.0, whole genome shotgun sequence DNA segment encodes these proteins:
- the LOC101506590 gene encoding pentatricopeptide repeat-containing protein DOT4, chloroplastic-like isoform X1 yields the protein MSLRPSIFANFQRPLYLWNLMIRDSTNNGLFTETLKIYSFMQHSCVHGNTFTYPLLFKSCTNLLSIPHGTMLHGHVLRLGFQADTFIQTSLVDMYSKFSIIESARKVFDEMPQRSVVSWNTVISAYSRVCLMDKAMSLLKEMLLVGFEPSASTFVSILSGYSSDLNSFVFLWQGVSIHCCVVKLGFVCFEVSLANSLMGMYVQFGKMDEARKVFDFLDEKSIVSWTTIMGGYMKVGCFIEAFKLFNQMQRQSIDIDFVVLLNLISGCVQLGKFFLASSVHSLVLKCGCGEADSIQNLLIAMYANCGNLTFARRIFDAIVGKSVLSWTSMIAGYTRSGHPSEALNLFRRMVRTKTRPNGATLAIVLSACADLGSLNTRQDIEEYVFENGFESDQQVQTSLIHMYSKCGSIKKAREVFDRVKDKDLTIWTSMINSYAIHGMGDEAISLFEKMTTSERLKPDAIVYTSLLLACSHSGLIEDGLKYFKSMQTDFGITPTIEHYTCLVDLLGRVGHLDLALDTIQAMPLELQTRAWGSLLSACRIHDNVKLGELAAVKLLELSPGSSGSYVLMANLYTSVGKFNEANTMRNLIDGKRMVKECGWSQVKVSG from the coding sequence ATGTCACTGCGTCCTTCAATCTTTGCCAATTTCCAAAGACCCCTTTATCTATGGAACTTGATGATTAGAGACTCTACAAATAATGGGTTATTTACAGAAACCTTAAAGATATATTCTTTTATGCAACACTCTTGTGTTCATGGCAACACTTTCACATACCCTTTACTTTTCAAGTCATGTACCAATCTCCTTTCAATTCCTCACGGTACAATGCTTCATGGACATGTCCTTAGACTTGGATTCCAAGCTGATACTTTTATTCAAACTTCACTTGTTGATATGTACTCAAAGTTTTCCATTATTGAATCTGCAAgaaaggtgtttgatgaaatgccgCAGAGAAGTGTTGTGTCGTGGAACACTGTGATTTCGGCTTATTCACGTGTGTGTTTGATGGACAAGGCAATGAGTTTGTTGAAAGAGATGTTGCTTGTTGGTTTTGAACCGAGTGCGTCGACGTTTGTTTCGATTTTATCAGGTTATTCTTCGGATTTGAATTCTTTTGTGTTTCTTTGGCAAGGTGTGTCAATACATTGTTGTGTTGTCAAACTTGGATTTGTGTGTTTTGAGGTATCTTTAGCTAACTCATTGATGGGTATGTATGTTCAGTTTGGAAAAATGGATGAAGCAAGGAAggtttttgattttttggatGAAAAGTCAATAGTTTCTTGGACAACTATCATGGGGGGTTATATGAAGGTTGGGTGTTTCATTGAAgcgtttaaattatttaatcaaatgCAACGTCAAAGTATTGATATTGACTTTGTTGTGTTACTAAATCTTATTTCCGGTTGCGTACAATTAGGAAAATTTTTCTTAGCTTCATCGGTTCACTCTCTTGTACTCAAATGTGGGTGTGGTGAAGCAGATTCCATTCAAAATTTGTTAATAGCTATGTATGCAAACTGTGGTAACCTTACATTTGCTAGAAGGATATTTGATGCGATCGTTGGAAAAAGTGTTTTATCATGGACATCAATGATTGCAGGATATACTCGTTCAGGTCATCCATCAGAAGCATTGAATCTATTTAGAAGGATGGTAAGAACAAAAACTAGACCTAATGGAGCAACCCTTGCAATTGTTTTATCAGCTTGTGCTGATTTGGGATCACTCAACACTAGACAAGACATTGAAGAGTACGTTTTCGAAAACGGATTTGAATCGGACCAACAAGTTCAAACGTCTCTCATACACATGTACTCTAAATGTGGTAGCATCAAGAAAGCAAGAGAAGTATTTGACAGGGTCAAAGATAAAGATTTAACTATTTGGACTTCCATGATAAATAGTTATGCCATCCATGGAATGGGGGATGAAGCTATCAGCCTCTTCGAAAAAATGACAACTTCAGAAAGGTTAAAACCGGATGCCATTGTTTATACTAGTCTTTTGCTTGCATGTAGCCATTCAGGATTGATAGAAGATGGATTAAAGTACTTCAAAAGTATGCAAACAGATTTCGGAATAACTCCTACAATAGAACATTATACTTGTTTGGTAGATCTTTTAGGGCGAGTCGGACACCTTGACCTAGCTTTAGATACAATTCAGGCGATGCCGTTGGAATTACAAACACGAGCTTGGGGTTCGTTGCTTAGTGCTTGTAGGATCCATGACAATGTTAAACTGGGAGAGCTTGCGGCTGTCAAGTTATTAGAACTTAGTCCAGGAAGTTCTGGAAGTTATGTATTAATGGCTAATTTGTACACCTCAGTTGGAAAGTTTAACGAGGCGAATACAATGCGAAACTTGATAGATGGTAAAAGAATGGTTAAAGAATGTGGTTGGAGCCAGGTTAAGGTTAGTGGTTGA
- the LOC113783912 gene encoding LOW QUALITY PROTEIN: uncharacterized protein (The sequence of the model RefSeq protein was modified relative to this genomic sequence to represent the inferred CDS: inserted 2 bases in 1 codon; deleted 1 base in 1 codon) produces the protein MAKRHRRCSDEYNTWHFIANPNDNVVFMFEDLCKLGETSAAVQLLRRVDGKLVRSNVVMYNTIIDSLCKDKLVTDACDLYFEMVAKRISPSVVTYNTLLCGFCMVGQLKEGIDLFNKMTMENINPDWYTFNIYVAAFCNEGKLKEAKNVFLLMMKNDIKPDIVTYNCLIDGYFLVNEVNKAKNILNIMAQRGVAPNVRSYSIMINGLCKIKMVDEAMNLFKEMHFRTIIPKAITPNLITYNPILDALCKNHHVDMAIALLXKKIKDKGIQPDMYTYNILIGGLCKVGRLDDAKNIFEDLLVKGYNLNVYTYTVMIHGFCNKGLLDEALAMLSKMKNYSCNPDAVVYEIIICSLFDKDENDKAEQLLREMISRGLLTNMKIRRFCLSHPLQPQQTMFLFSTRSRFVSLFIPKKFLPFNFIPSFCFSASTLFPQFNNPHLDNSISLFNSLLHNNPTPPPIEFGKILGSIVKAKHYSIAISLSQQMEIRGINPDFVTCSLLINCFCQLGHITFAFSVFSKILKRGYHPDTITLNTLIKGFCLKGEVHKALHFHDKVVAQGFQLNQVSYGTLINGLCKVGETRAALELLRRVDGKLVQPNVVMYSTIIDSLCKDKLVYDACDLYSEMVVKRIYPDVVTYNALISGFCIMGQLKEGIDLFNKMTMENINPDLYTFNILVDAFCKEGKLKEAKNVFLVMMKNDIKPDIVTYNSLMDGYCLVNEVNKAKSILNIMAQRGVAPNVRSYNIMINGLCKIKMVDEAMNLFKEMQYRKIVPDVVTYNSLIGGLCKSRRITYALELVGEMHDRGQPLDIYTYNHILDALCKSHDVDKAIALLKKYKDNGIQPNIHTYTILLNGLCKGGRIEDSQKIFEDLLVKGYNLNVCTYNVMIQGFCNKGLLDEALDLFSKMKDNGCIPNALTYEIIIHSLFEKDENEKAEKLLREMIVRGL, from the exons ATGGCAAAACGACATCGCCGTTGCAGTGACGAATACAATACTTGGCATTTCATTGCAAACCCAAACGACAATGTCGTTTTCATGTTTGAG GATTTATGTAAACTAGGAGAAACGAGTGCAGCTGTACAATTGCTGAGACGAGTTGACGGGAAATTGGTTCGGTCTAATGTGGTAATGTACAACACGATTATTGATAGTTTGTGCAAAGATAAACTTGTTACTGATGCATgtgatttatattttgaaatggttGCCAAGAGAATTTCTCCTAGTGTTGTCACTTACAATACTCTACTATGTGGCTTTTGCATGGTTGGTCAATTGAAAGAAGGAATTGATTTGTTTAATAAAATGACAATGGAAAACATCAACCCAGATTGGtatacttttaatatatatgttgcTGCTTTTTGTAACGAAGGGAAGTTGAAAGAAGCAAAAAATGTGTTTCTTTTGATGATGAAAAATGACATAAAGCCGGATATTGTTACTTACAACTGTTTAATAGATGGATATTTCCTAGTTAATGAAGTGAACAAGGCTAAGAATATACTCAACATTATGGCCCAAAGGGGAGTGGCTCCTAACGTTAGGAGCTACAGTATCATGATTAATGGACTTTGTAAGATTAAAATGGTGGATGAAGCCATGAACCTCTTCAAAGAAATGCATTTTAGAACAATCATTCCTAAAGCGATAACC CCtaatttaattacttacaatccTATATTGGATGCTTTATGTAAAAATCATCATGTTGACATGGCAATTgcattgtt aaaaaaaattaaagacaagGGTATTCAACCAGATATGTACACATATAATATTCTTATCGGTGGATTGTGTAAAGTTGGAAGACTAGATGATGCAAAAAACATTTTTGAAGATCTTTTGGTCAAAGGCTACAATCTTAATGTCTATACATATACAGTTATGATCCATGGATTTTGTAACAAGGGCTTGTTGGATGAAGCTTTGGCCATGCtgtcaaaaatgaaaaattatagtTGCAATCCAGATGCTGTAGtttatgaaataattatttgttctttgtttgataaagatgaaaatgataaGGCAGAGCAACTTCTTCGTGAAATGATCTCGAGAGGTCTACT tacaaacaTGAAAATTCGAAGGTTTTGTTTATCACATCCACTGCAACCACAACAAacaatgtttttgttttcaacTAGGTCAAGGtttgtttctcttttcattCCCAAAAAGTTTCTTCCTTTTAATTTCATTCCCTCTTTTTGCTTCTCAGCTTCAACCCTATTCCCTCAATTCAATAATCCTCATCTTGACAATTCCATTTCATTGTTCAATTCTTTGCTCCATAACAATCCTACCCCACCACCCATTGAATTTGGCAAGATTTTAGGTTCCATTGTGAAAGCTAAGCATTACTCAATTGCTATTTCCCTTTCTCAACAAATGGAAATTAGGGGAATTAACCCTGACTTTGTAACTTGCAGTCTCTTAATCAATTGTTTTTGCCAATTGGGTCATATCACTTTTGCTTTCTCTGTTTTCTCAAAGATTCTCAAAAGGGGTTATCATCCTGATACAATAACTTTAAATACACTCATCAAGGGCTTTTGTCTCAAAGGTGAGGTTCATAAAGCATTGCACTTTCATGACAAGGTGGTAGCACAAGGATTCCAGTTGAATCAAGTTAGTTACGGGACTTTGATCAACGGGTTATGTAAAGTTGGAGAAACAAGAGCAGCTCTAGAGTTGCTGAGACGAGTTGATGGGAAATTGGTTCAACCTAATGTGGTAATGTACAGCACGATTATTGATAGTCTGTGCAAAGATAAACTTGTTTATGATGCGTGTGATTTATATTCTGAAATGGTTGTCAAGAGAATTTATCCTGATGTTGTCACTTACAATGCACTAATTAGTGGCTTTTGCATCATGGGTCAATTAAAAGAAGGAATTGATTTGTTTAATAAAATGACAATGGAAAACATCAACCCAGATTTgtatacttttaatatattgGTTGATGCTTTTTGTAAGGAAGGGAAGTTGAAAGAAGCTAAAAATGTGtttcttgtgatgatgaaaAATGACATAAAGCCGGATATTGTTACTTACAACAGTTTAATGGATGGATATTGTCTCGTTAATGAAGTGAACAAGGCAAAGAGTATACTCAACATTATGGCCCAAAGGGGAGTGGCTCCTAACGTTAGGAGCTACAATATTATGATTAATGGACTCTGTAAGATTAAAATGGTGGATGAAGCCATGAACCTCTTCAAAGAAATGCAGTACAGAAAAATTGTTCCTGATGTTGTAACTTACAATTCCCTCATTGGTGGTTTGTGCAAATCGAGGAGAATTACATATGCTTTGGAGCTTGTTGGTGAGATGCATGATAGGGGGCAACCACTTGATATATATACTTACAATCATATATTGGATGCTTTATGCAAAAGCCATGATGTTGACAAGGCAATTgcattattgaaaaaatataaagacaATGGTATTCAACCAAATATACACACGTATACTATTCTTCTCAACGGATTGTGTAAAGGTGGAAGAATAGAGGATTCACAAAAGATTTTTGAAGATCTTTTGGTCAAAGGGTACAATCTAAATGTCTGTACATATAATGTTATGATCCAAGGGTTTTGTAACAAGGGCTTGTTGGACGAAGCGTTGGATTTGTTCTCAAAAATGAAAGACAATGGCTGCATTCCAAATGCTTTAACTTACGAAATAATTATTCATTCCCTCtttgaaaaagatgaaaatgaaaaagcGGAGAAACTTCTTCGGGAAATGATTGTGAGAGGTCTTTAA
- the LOC101500498 gene encoding uncharacterized protein isoform X1 yields the protein MDQPRIGNETSSLIDPHNQTSGGEKASSPEQKQQKSKNSESSHQPARKSESLSLPSGSAISEALRNSKSLEELTKPLLENDQPQETSDLKELNMPFLESDNEGSAEKVEDAFVCSSPSNSAAIDRSISSIQLDKSKPKKVGRRERMFDLRKKMSKKFEEKKSRHIVEKMRAPSEK from the coding sequence ATGGATCAACCCAGAATTGGTAATGAAACTTCAAGTTTAATTGATCCCCATAATCAAACTTCTGGTGGAGAGAAAGCTAGTAGTCCAGAAcagaaacaacaaaaatcaaagAATAGCGAATCGAGTCATCAACCAGCTAGGAAATCAGAATCTCTGTCACTTCCATCAGGTTCTGCTATTTCAGAAGCATTAAGGAATAGCAAAAGTTTGGAAgaattgacaaaacctttattAGAAAATGACCAACCACAAGAAACTAGTGATTTGAAAGAACTTAATATGCCTTTTTTAGAAAGTGACAATGAAGGTAGTGCAGAGAAGGTGGAGGATGCTTTTGTTTGCAGTTCACCTTCGAATAGTGCAGCGATAGATAGGTCCATCAGTTCAATTCAACTGGACAAGTCAAAGCCGAAGAAAGTCGGGAGAAGGGAAAGGATGTTTGatttgagaaagaaaatgagcaagaaatttgaagaaaagaaGAGTAGGCACATTGTCGAGAAGATGAGAGCGCCTTCagagaaataa
- the LOC101500498 gene encoding uncharacterized protein isoform X2, whose protein sequence is MSVSTQYQHMWLHSINFYFVQLLPMPSLVSIKEDGDDVSKKLRNTPSTHGSRWKSMLNSVAKHVSQAAIWDTLVLPNSESISIPWMLAEKDDWVPRQVAPFIWINPELVMKLQV, encoded by the exons ATGTCAGTATCGACACAATACCAACACATGTGGTTACATTCAATCAACTTCTATTTTGTCCAATTATTACCAATGCCAAGTCTAGTGTCTATTAAAGAAGATGGTGACG ATGTGTCCAAGAAGCTTAGGAATACACCTTCAACTCATGGATCAAGATGGAAGTCTATGTTAAATTCTGTTGCCAAGCACGTTTCACAG GCAGCGATTTGGGACACTTTAGTGCTCCCAAATAGTGAAAGCATAAGCATTCCATGGATGTTAGCGGAAAAGGATGATTGGGTTCCTCGGCAAGTTGCTCCGTTCATATGGATCAACCCAGAATTGGTAATGAAACTTCAAGTTTAA
- the LOC113788063 gene encoding pentatricopeptide repeat-containing protein At4g33990-like yields the protein MSWPLPSVVSWNTVISVYSRVCLMDKAMSLLKEMLVVGSEPNASTVCRYIVVLSNLKLCVLSCVQLGDFFLASSVHSLVLKCGCGEADSIQNLLMTMYANCGNLIFARRIFDVIVGKSVLSWTSMIVGYARSGHPSETLNLFRRTVQTSLIHMYSKCGSIKKATEVFDSVKDKDLTDWTSIINSYAIHGMGDEAISLFEKITTLEGLKPDAIVYTRLLLACSHSGLIEDGLKYFKSMQTDFGITHKIGHYTCLVDLLGRVGQLELPLDAIQAMSLELQARAWGSLLSACRIHGNIELGELAAIKLLELSPGSSRSYVLMANLYTSVGKFIKANTMRNLIDGKSMVKDCGWSQVQVSG from the exons ATGTCGTGGCCCCTACCCAGTGTTGTGTCGTGGAACACTGTGATTTCGGTTTATTCACGTGTGTGTTTGATGGACAAGGCAATGAGTTTGTTGAAAGAGATGTTGGTTGTTGGTTCTGAACCAAATGCGTCGAC AGTGTGTCGATACATTGTTGTGTTATCAAACTTGAAGTTGTGTGTTTTGAG TTGCGTGCAATTAGGAGACTTTTTCTTAGCTTCATCGGTTCACTCTCTTGTACTCAAATGTGGGTGTGGTGAAGCGGATTCCATTCAAAATTTGTTAATGACTATGTATGCAAATTGTGGTAACCTTATATTTGCTAGAAGGATATTTGATGTGATCGTTGGAAAAAGTGTTTTATCATGGACATCGATGATTGTAGGATATGCTCGTTCAGGTCATCCATCAGAAACATTGAATCTATTTAGAAGGACG GTTCAAACGTCTCTCATACACATGTACTCTAAATGTGGTAGCATCAAGAAAGCAACAGAAGTATTTGACAGTGTCAAAGATAAAGATTTAACTGATTGGACTTCCATAATAAATAGTTATGCCATCCATGGAATGGGGGATGAAGCTATCAGCCTCTTCGAAAAAATTACAACTTTAGAAGGGTTAAAACCGGATGCCATTGTTTATACTAGACTTTTGCTTGCATGTAGCCATTCAGGATTGATAGAAGATGGATTAAAGTACTTCAAAAGTATGCAAACTGATTTCGGAATAACTCATAAGATAGGACATTATACTTGTTTGGTAGATCTTCTAGGGCGAGTCGGACAACTTGAACTACCTTTAGATGCAATTCAGGCGATGTCGTTGGAATTACAAGCACGAGCTTGGGGTTCGTTGCTTAGTGCTTGTAGGATCCATGGCAACATTGAATTGGGAGAGCTTGCGGCTATCAAGTTATTAGAACTTAGTCCAGGAAGTTCTAGAAGTTACGTATTAATGGCTAATTTGTACACCTCAGTTGGAAAGTTTATCAAGGCGAATACAATGCGAAACTTGATCGATGGTAAAAGCATGGTTAAAGACTGTGGTTGGAGTCAGGTTCAAGTTAGTGGTTga
- the LOC101506590 gene encoding pentatricopeptide repeat-containing protein At1g06140, mitochondrial-like isoform X2 — translation MDEARKVFDFLDEKSIVSWTTIMGGYMKVGCFIEAFKLFNQMQRQSIDIDFVVLLNLISGCVQLGKFFLASSVHSLVLKCGCGEADSIQNLLIAMYANCGNLTFARRIFDAIVGKSVLSWTSMIAGYTRSGHPSEALNLFRRMVRTKTRPNGATLAIVLSACADLGSLNTRQDIEEYVFENGFESDQQVQTSLIHMYSKCGSIKKAREVFDRVKDKDLTIWTSMINSYAIHGMGDEAISLFEKMTTSERLKPDAIVYTSLLLACSHSGLIEDGLKYFKSMQTDFGITPTIEHYTCLVDLLGRVGHLDLALDTIQAMPLELQTRAWGSLLSACRIHDNVKLGELAAVKLLELSPGSSGSYVLMANLYTSVGKFNEANTMRNLIDGKRMVKECGWSQVKVSG, via the coding sequence ATGGATGAAGCAAGGAAggtttttgattttttggatGAAAAGTCAATAGTTTCTTGGACAACTATCATGGGGGGTTATATGAAGGTTGGGTGTTTCATTGAAgcgtttaaattatttaatcaaatgCAACGTCAAAGTATTGATATTGACTTTGTTGTGTTACTAAATCTTATTTCCGGTTGCGTACAATTAGGAAAATTTTTCTTAGCTTCATCGGTTCACTCTCTTGTACTCAAATGTGGGTGTGGTGAAGCAGATTCCATTCAAAATTTGTTAATAGCTATGTATGCAAACTGTGGTAACCTTACATTTGCTAGAAGGATATTTGATGCGATCGTTGGAAAAAGTGTTTTATCATGGACATCAATGATTGCAGGATATACTCGTTCAGGTCATCCATCAGAAGCATTGAATCTATTTAGAAGGATGGTAAGAACAAAAACTAGACCTAATGGAGCAACCCTTGCAATTGTTTTATCAGCTTGTGCTGATTTGGGATCACTCAACACTAGACAAGACATTGAAGAGTACGTTTTCGAAAACGGATTTGAATCGGACCAACAAGTTCAAACGTCTCTCATACACATGTACTCTAAATGTGGTAGCATCAAGAAAGCAAGAGAAGTATTTGACAGGGTCAAAGATAAAGATTTAACTATTTGGACTTCCATGATAAATAGTTATGCCATCCATGGAATGGGGGATGAAGCTATCAGCCTCTTCGAAAAAATGACAACTTCAGAAAGGTTAAAACCGGATGCCATTGTTTATACTAGTCTTTTGCTTGCATGTAGCCATTCAGGATTGATAGAAGATGGATTAAAGTACTTCAAAAGTATGCAAACAGATTTCGGAATAACTCCTACAATAGAACATTATACTTGTTTGGTAGATCTTTTAGGGCGAGTCGGACACCTTGACCTAGCTTTAGATACAATTCAGGCGATGCCGTTGGAATTACAAACACGAGCTTGGGGTTCGTTGCTTAGTGCTTGTAGGATCCATGACAATGTTAAACTGGGAGAGCTTGCGGCTGTCAAGTTATTAGAACTTAGTCCAGGAAGTTCTGGAAGTTATGTATTAATGGCTAATTTGTACACCTCAGTTGGAAAGTTTAACGAGGCGAATACAATGCGAAACTTGATAGATGGTAAAAGAATGGTTAAAGAATGTGGTTGGAGCCAGGTTAAGGTTAGTGGTTGA